The genomic window caaaaaaacctgatcgggacatccctaaattTTACTCACAATTAGTGCAAATGATTTCAGACACTGTTCTGTATCAGGAGCAACATTCTTTACTTGCTCAAACATGTTGGCTCTTTTGCACTCCCTCACCTTCATTCAAAGCACAAGATATTTTCTACCTAAAAGCACTAAGTTACAATGACAAACTACAAACGTATGATACTAGAAGAGGCATTTATCAAAAGAAGTAATTGTATTGCAGTCTTACACCAAAGCGCATAGTGAGTGAACGAATGTTTTCCCCACTCACAGAATGAAGCAGCCAAGGAGTTTGAGGACAGGCACAAGCAGGATTTGGCAAAAGTAAAGGAAATGGACTTGGAAGAGTGAGTATGAGGGTGGCCATTATGTGTTAAGATATTTTTAAATCAAGTAAATCCTGCAGTTCTAAGTGTTCTTTTTCATTTATGTTTCTAGGTACAGGATTCGTGGAGCTGATGAAGAGTGGGATCAGGTGCTGAAGAAAGCAGAGAACACAGCTATTGTCAGCATCAAAAGGTGAAGTGTTATCCAGTTTTGGTAGAAATGTTTCTATAGAAATGTATTTCTAATGGTGTCCCTACCACCAAcagtgagaagaaaagaaaatgggagGGAGGAAACGCCATGGCGAGCAATGGAGCTCCACAACATGGAAAACTAAAGAAGGAAACGTCACATGGAAAATTCAAGAAGAAGGACAAGCGTGGTAAATTTGGAAAGAAGGTGTGATGCTGGTAAATGCTGCACTGACAGGACTGCAGGTGTGATTTATAGAATTACAGGTGTCTTGGGCTGGCTGCAGACACTGAAGAGTACACATAAGAATGGATTTTTATTcacttatattttttttaattgtcctCAAACACACTGGGAGGTCTACATGTCACAACAAGCTTCTCTCTGTGTGAACCACACCAGAAAATAACACGCTTCAGCCTCATGTACTAAATAAGTATCGTTTACTGTCACGTTTTCCCTTTGGCATGGTTTCTATAAATTCTATTAAAAAGAGTTAAGagtgtttttttaactaaaatCTGAGGTATATGATTGGCTTTAAGCTCTGCTGAGCAGGTCACTTGAACACCTGAAGATGTAAATCTTTCCACTTCTGTTTGAGCTGCTGCTTCACGTCATCTGGTGCAAAGATACAGTCTATGGCCTGCTGAGAGAGCTTCCATACAGCTTTATGACTGAGACCAAACGTGGAAGCTGCCAGCTGATATTCCTGAGACAAGTCTGTACAAAAGACTCCTTTATCATCGGTCTGTAACGTGATGAAAGAACAAACATCAGTCAAGGTTGAGGGATTTTCACACAGTTcttcattcatgtttttaaagGGGTATTGGTTATATTTATCAGAAGAGTAGTTGTACTCTGAATTGTTTCACAGCAGTTATATAAATTGGGAAATTTCAGGAGGAAGCAGTGAATATGGGAGTAGTAGTTTTAACCTTAAGTCAGGATTAGTGATGGCCATCTGAGACTGCTTCAAAGCTTATTTTGGTGTCAAACAAGATGGAAACTTACACAAATTACGCTTGGGTGTCCCAACTGGTACCAGTAGTTGAAGTGATGTTTGGAGTAACATGGCACAGTTTGTCCTTTGACATTCGATGTCAGACATAGCTctacaagaaaagaaaatacaaaatcagatgtgtgttaactgtgtaaggctggatccatactccgcgagaacagagaactcccttccccctgcagacgttacgcccacaaaatgacgcatggcccgggcagaaccttttctctcaaggctgtgcgtcaaccatgctgtgattggtcggaatttattgtgggcgtgatgaatgtggtgaagcgcaagagcttcttcagatgcagaacacacagacagaaggaggaagacagtttagatgagcagctggcaaacggctcctggaaggagaaacacgccgcacagaggagagcgtctgtccaaaaggtggcgataaaaactaatcctaGTATTGATCACGGGGTTACAGCGTCGCTGCATATTAAACACTGGGAGacggatgtattattgcagacagtcatccacacgttcacagaattaaactcacacagaccagaggtctgctacagtcagctgcactgatcttctatctattgtcatgctgtgcgccctcttccctgagcattatcagcttgttaggccaggtaaccacgactgtgctcacaatttacaatacaattgcattgtcaaccttttgtgtgtgacgtgcgctgcagtaGGAGGGcagtatgaggagttctgcacacacacgtctcgcggagtatggtacctccgttcccgaaaataacttttttttttttactcttaccacccgtggagcgagttctctgttcttgtggagtatggaacagccttaaggcTGACACCACACAGCATTAATGATTAAGATGTGCAACTTACCCAGTGGTATGTTGTTCTTCACCACTTTGTCAACAAGGCTTTGTGATCCACCCACTTCAGGATGTAAGAAGGTGCCGTGACCAATTCTGTCCGGAGGAAGATTTAACAGCAAATCTGTCTCCTCCAGCTGCGATGGGACCTGCAACATATTGTGTTTGTATTCAAAACAGCGACATATATTGTAACTATGATCCAATAAAATATAACACTCGTACTTCTGAGAGGTGCAGGGACAGCTTCAGTCCACAGTTTTTGGCCCTCTGCAAAGCAGGAAGTAGGTATTTCCCATGGcccacctttaaaaaaaaaacaaaaacaaagatgcagTGTATTATACAGTAGAACTACAAATATATAGTCAGGCACCACAGCAGAGATGTCAGAATaccaaataaaatattttatgagTTTACACAAAATTGTCAGACTAACTGTTGGATCTCCACTGAGGTC from Parambassis ranga chromosome 19, fParRan2.1, whole genome shotgun sequence includes these protein-coding regions:
- the mapda gene encoding N6-Methyl-AMP deaminase, with the protein product MDNDDVFYRELPKVELHAHLNGSVSFQTIEKLISRKPHLNIEHSMTAIGKGQRRTLDECFEVFKVIHKLVDTEEDILMVATDVIREFAADGVKYLELRSTPREEKDTGLTKKNYIETVIKAIQQCKNEGVDIDVRFLVAIDRRNGTEVAMETVKLAEEFMLSSDGLVLGLDLSGDPTVGHGKYLLPALQRAKNCGLKLSLHLSEVPSQLEETDLLLNLPPDRIGHGTFLHPEVGGSQSLVDKVVKNNIPLELCLTSNVKGQTVPCYSKHHFNYWYQLGHPSVICTDDKGVFCTDLSQEYQLAASTFGLSHKAVWKLSQQAIDCIFAPDDVKQQLKQKWKDLHLQVFK